The following DNA comes from Nocardia sp. XZ_19_385.
GTCGAGCCCGTGGCTGCCGCGGACACCGCGGCGCTGGCTGTGGTTCCTGCTGCTGTTGTTCGCACCGATCCACCTGGTGCTCTCGACCGTGGTGCCCGCCCGAGCCATGCTCGGGCTGGCGGTCGGCTGGCTCGTCGGCGCCGTCCTGGTGTGGCTGGTCGGCACGCCGGCGTTGGAGGTGCCACTGGACGCCGCCGTGCGGGTGCTGGCCAAGCGCGGGCACACCGTCACCGCGTTCCGGGTGGTGCGCCCGGCCGGGCCCGGTCCCCTGGTACTGGCCGCCGCCACCGTCGGCGACGAAGGTGACCTGAATGTCGAGCTGTACGGCAAGGATCAGCGCAGTCACGGCGCGATCCGAATGCTGTTCCGGTGGCTGACCATCCGGCGCGGCGAAACCGCGGCCCTGCACGGGTCCATGCATCGCGCCGTCGAGCATCGCGCGCTGATGGCCGTCGCGGTCGGCGATCTGGGCCTGGCCGCCCAGGACACCATCGCGGTCGCTGCGCTCGATCGCGGCTGGATGCTGTACGCGCACACCATCCCCCGCGGCAAGCCGCTGAGCGAACTGACCGCCGAGGACCTGCCCAGTGTGTGGAGATCGCTGCAGGGCCTGCACAGTGGCCAGGTGTCGCACGGCGACCTGCGGCCCGAAGAGGTCCGGCTCGCTGACGACGGCATCACCCGCTTCGCCGGTTTCGGCAATGCCGAGTTCGGCGCCTCCGAGGTGCAGCAGAAATCGGATATCGCCCAGCTGCTGGTGCTCAGCTCCGCGGTCTTCGGCAAGGAAACCGCGGTGCGGGCGGCGATCGACGCGCTCGGCGAGGAGCCGGTGCTGACCGCCTCACCGCGACTCACCAAGTCCGCCATGCCCTCCGGGATCCGCAAGTCGATCCCCGAGTGGAAGTCCGTACTCGCCGGGACCCGGGACGAGGTGCGCGAGCAAACCGGCAAGGACAAGATCGAAGCCGATCAGATCACCCGGTTCAGCCGCAAGCAGATCATTCAGCTGGCACTGCTGATCGGCCTGGTCTATGTCGCGTATCCGTTCATCAGCCAGGTGCCGACCTTCTTCACCCAGTTGAAAACGGCGAACTGGTGGTGGGCACTGGCCGGGCTGGGTGTCTCGCTGCTGACCTATATCGGTGCGGCGGCGGCACTCTGGGCCTGCGCTTCCGGGCTGGCGTCGTTCCCGAACCTGGTGATCATGCAGATCGCCAACACCTTCGCCGCCACCACCACGCCGGCGCGCGTCGGCGGCCTCGCGCTCAGTGTGCGGTTCCTGCAGAAGAGCGGGCTCGGGGCGGTGCGCGCGACCGCGGCGGTGGCCTTGCAGCAGGCCGTGCAGATCATCACCCACCTCTCGCTGCTGCTGTTGTTCAGCGTGGTGGCGGGCACCTCGACGAATCTCTCGCATTTCGTACCCGACGCGACCGTGCTGTATCTGGCCGCCGGTGTCGGCGTCGGCGTCATCGGGACCTTCATGTTCGTCCCCAAACTGCGCCGCTGGCTCAACAATTCGGTGCGCCCGCAGTTGCAGGAGGTACTGGGCGAACTCGGTGATCTGGCCCGCGACCCGAGGCGGTTCGCCATCATCGTGCTCGGCTCGGCCGCCATCACCCTCGGCATGGCCGGCGCGCTGTGGGCCAGCGTTCAGGCCTTCGGCGGCGGCGCCAACTTCGTCACCGTCACCATTGTCACCATGATCGGCGGCACCCTCGCCTCGGCCGCGCCCACCCCCGGCGGCGTCGGCGCGGTCGAGGCCGCCCTGATCGGCGGCCTCGCCGCGTTCGGCCTGCCTCCGGCCATCGCCGTCCCCAGCGTCCTGCTCTATCGCGTCCTGACCTGCTGGCTGCCGGTCTTCTGCGGTTGGTTCACCATGCGCTGGATGACGTCACGCAACCTGATCTAGTCCGGTTTGACGGCGAGCAGGGCACCGGTGATCGGCCGTACCGCGGTGAACTCGATGTCCCGGAAGCCGGTCTGCCGCAGCAGGTCCCGGTAGCGGCGGATGTCGACCGCGGCCACCGGATCGGCGTCCGGGCCGATCGCGGCGTGATCGTGGGTCTTGCGCCCGGCCGAGCGGCCCATCGCGCGGATCAGTGCCGGCAGGACGAGGCCGCGCGGATGGGTGTCGGCGAGCAGGATTCGGCCGCCGGGCCGCAGCACCCGAAACATCTGGGCCACCGCGGCGGGCCGATGCGCTTCCGGGATGTGATGCATGACGAAGGTGCAGGTCAGCACGTCGAGACTGGCATCGGGCAGTGGGAGTTGCTGGGCCGGAGCGAGTTCGAAGGTGCAGTTGGGCAGGTGCGCGGAGTGAGTGGTCGAGTAGGCGATCATCTCCGGGGAAGGATCTACGCCGGTCACCGATCCTTCGGCACCGGTGCGCTGGGCGAGGTGACGTACCAGATCGCCCGGCCCGCAACCGATGTCGGCCACACGGTTGCCCGGCCGTACACCGCTCAGGACCGCCAATTTACGGTTGAGCGAGGTGCTGCGGCCGAGCATGAACACCGAGCGGAAGATCAGGTAGCTGCGCGGATTGGTGAGCAGGATGCCGACCTCGTCGGCAGGGTTCGCGGAGTGCGTCGTGGATTCGTTCATAGCTTTATGGTCAGCGGGTAAGGCGGTATCTACCAGGAACAATGCGCGGCAAACAGTTCGTTTCCGGACACCTTGCCGGGTATTGTCCGGCTTCGGGAGACGATATGAACGAGAGCGCGGATCGCCGCGTCCGCCGGACCAGGCAGCTGCTGCACCGGGCGTTGATCGAGCTGATGCTCGAGCGCGGGTACGACCGAATCACGGTGCGCGACATCCTCGAACGCGCCGATGTCGGACGATCCACGTTCTACGCGCACTTCCGCGACAAAGACGATCTACTGGTGGTGAGCAGCACCGAGTTCCTGCGAACGGCCCTGAGTGCGGCCGAACGCAGTGCGCCGCATGCCGATTGGGCACCGCCGGAGTCCGATCCGCTCGCGCCGATGTACACCATCTTCTGGCTGACCGCCGAATACTCCGATGTGTACCGAGCCTGGCTGGGCCGCAAGAGCAGCGGCGAGCTGTTGCGCGCCTACCAGGCGGTGCTGGCCGAGATACTCAGCGAACGACTGGCGGATCGCCTCGATCTGGACAAGGCCGAGCTGGCCGCCACGGTGACGTTCCTGTCCTG
Coding sequences within:
- a CDS encoding lysylphosphatidylglycerol synthase transmembrane domain-containing protein codes for the protein MRVDGRDIPVTGSLLQPLTRRTTDIVRVVLAAAWLGIIIAASVITRPEWLALESSVSDIVSFLTPDQSNLVYLVYGVLILILPFAILVELIIGRQWKLLAGYAAAALLAGLLLSITGTGLSAPQWHLQVPDRLDTFLSQFLDDPRWIAMIAAVLTVSSPWLPRTPRRWLWFLLLLFAPIHLVLSTVVPARAMLGLAVGWLVGAVLVWLVGTPALEVPLDAAVRVLAKRGHTVTAFRVVRPAGPGPLVLAAATVGDEGDLNVELYGKDQRSHGAIRMLFRWLTIRRGETAALHGSMHRAVEHRALMAVAVGDLGLAAQDTIAVAALDRGWMLYAHTIPRGKPLSELTAEDLPSVWRSLQGLHSGQVSHGDLRPEEVRLADDGITRFAGFGNAEFGASEVQQKSDIAQLLVLSSAVFGKETAVRAAIDALGEEPVLTASPRLTKSAMPSGIRKSIPEWKSVLAGTRDEVREQTGKDKIEADQITRFSRKQIIQLALLIGLVYVAYPFISQVPTFFTQLKTANWWWALAGLGVSLLTYIGAAAALWACASGLASFPNLVIMQIANTFAATTTPARVGGLALSVRFLQKSGLGAVRATAAVALQQAVQIITHLSLLLLFSVVAGTSTNLSHFVPDATVLYLAAGVGVGVIGTFMFVPKLRRWLNNSVRPQLQEVLGELGDLARDPRRFAIIVLGSAAITLGMAGALWASVQAFGGGANFVTVTIVTMIGGTLASAAPTPGGVGAVEAALIGGLAAFGLPPAIAVPSVLLYRVLTCWLPVFCGWFTMRWMTSRNLI
- a CDS encoding methyltransferase domain-containing protein: MNESTTHSANPADEVGILLTNPRSYLIFRSVFMLGRSTSLNRKLAVLSGVRPGNRVADIGCGPGDLVRHLAQRTGAEGSVTGVDPSPEMIAYSTTHSAHLPNCTFELAPAQQLPLPDASLDVLTCTFVMHHIPEAHRPAAVAQMFRVLRPGGRILLADTHPRGLVLPALIRAMGRSAGRKTHDHAAIGPDADPVAAVDIRRYRDLLRQTGFRDIEFTAVRPITGALLAVKPD
- a CDS encoding TetR/AcrR family transcriptional regulator — translated: MNESADRRVRRTRQLLHRALIELMLERGYDRITVRDILERADVGRSTFYAHFRDKDDLLVVSSTEFLRTALSAAERSAPHADWAPPESDPLAPMYTIFWLTAEYSDVYRAWLGRKSSGELLRAYQAVLAEILSERLADRLDLDKAELAATVTFLSWGVVGLLGAIAQDDPPTPPREAYRRLNQLVEPGLRAQLR